CTTTTCATATCGCTTCCCTGCGGGTACAGCCCGCTCATATGTTAACGCATTGttcaaatttgtttttttttacacccTTTGGCCCCTTGCAACTAGGTgttgcagagaagccaccacagCCTGTGACTGTCACTGGTATTCTAGCTCTTCATTATGAGTGCCCATGTGTAGTTGGTGGCTAAACATACCATACAACCAGAATTTGTAGAAACTTTGACCGTAGTAACCGGAAAATCGAGTCATCCAGAAACGTATTAACAGAAGGAAAAATAGTGTAACTCTATGGAACATTTTTATTGCCCACAATTTTGAACGTATGAATCAAGTAATCATTTTAACCAGGAATGCATCAACAAGGTTCTACTGAGATTACCACAGGGAATTTACAGAAACGGCTTTGCACAGAGGCTGACACTTTCAAAGTGCACCTAGTACATTTGTAACTACATCTCCACTCCCAATTCGTCTTGTGCAACGTCATCTGATCATCAGCTTATACTCATGCTGATTGGAAATTTCCTTTCGTCTACAGTGCTGCTTCAAAGACCGAACTGAGGAAGTGACAGATTTGAAGCAAGAAAGTGCATTTCAAACAAATTCCTACGTTCATGCCATGTCATACCTGAATGCAGTGGAACCTTCCAATGTAATTTTTTGGGGATCAGAACAGAGCAGCAATGCTCACCGTGCTCAGTTGTAGCTGCGCGTGGACGacacaaaaggtgttcggcctTTTGGGAGAAGTGCAGAAAGAGTTCTCCTCGGCCCAAGAGGTATGCATCCCTGAGAAGCCGCAGCTGGGACAGCAGGCAGCCTTCCTCCACAAAGAGCTGCCAAAGGTGCTGTTGAAAAGAACAAGTGACAATACTCCTCATCGGGCCGCAAATGCTATGAAGATGGTATTTCTAGTGCCTTGCCAAGGTCACAATGACAATGATGGCTTTAATTGCACTCTTTTTCATGACAGCCTCATTTTAATGACTGTGAATACCTCTCGAACCAGCCAACCCTGCAGACAATGAGACCACCTGGGATAGATGTGTAACTAACTCCCTAGGCAAACAATTGACTGAAACATGCTTACAGCCTTTGCAACCAGTGCATGTACAGTGCATGTGAATGCGAAGCACTGTGCATATTCTATGCTCCTCTGTATTCAGCATGCAAACAAGCGAAATGGCATTTACGAACCTCAACGTCTACACGCCTAATACCACTACACATCAGTGTTTCTGATTATTAGGAAGGCAACAATCTTGAATGCTTTCAGCATCTTAATTTCAGTTGAGATGAAACATTACATCTACCCTGTACATAGGCAACAGCTGGTAGGCAATAATTCAAGCCCAAGTAACTCAAACCTTCAGCTACAGTAGCTGACCGATTTTTAGGACTCCAGTAATTCAGACTCGCATAATATTTTGGACCTCGTTGAGGAACTGTCACGCATCTCACAGGAACGTGTACATATTCACAATCAATATTTCGGACTCTGTGGAGTCCAAAAGTTCGTCTttttttggactaaaacagccgACAGCAACACTGTGGACCTCGTTTTTCAACCGAAAATTCGTTTTTTCGGCTTAATATAGATGTGAGCAGGCATCACTGTCGCAACCAACCGGTTCTCCACCACAGTGAAAGGCGTCAACTTGGATTTGAACGGAGTCAGTCGGGCGGGctggcttggataggcttggctATTTGTTCATGGCTGCCATTTGAGATTATGGcacactgttgcaaatgggttgcaagccccaagggtagcgttggcctggcggcctggggcacagctggaaacatccgaaggccctggcaaaggatgagtcgactgccaacagaacaacttgtttattctggcatcgcaaaagagcagccggtcagggcgaccacgttactcgaaggaagaaatcgaagtctctctttggcgtccggggcagctgccttttataccctcggagtcgagggcaagaaggaacggcacgggatgaggcgcccgatacggcgacgctcggacatgttcagacgtgacgtgcgcgtccgccgggctggcgccagtcagacctcctcgcctcccagttggggagctcctctccccggctgccgcgcttaagtgtgggcaccaacatgcacacacacacacacgacgacacgtggcattgaaacctgcctggacgcgcttggcgggaggcgttacggcagcactgaacgggcccaaaatgaccgccactttgaacgaagccccggcgtccgttgcatccgcgccggctatactgcgcgtcgtaggcgaaacgtaacaacacTCATCCTTGCCACTGAGTTGGCCTACAAACTATGCATGATCGCGTTGAAAACGGGGGAGTTGCAGCATCCGCCGTGGCTTGGTCAGCGCAACCCGATGCTGGGGAGGTGAGGGGGTAGTGCATTCGCAGGAGCTTGCTTCCGCTCGCGCCTTTCCGTGGATTACCTCTCTCAATCCTCGTCAGCGTCGTTGTCGATGGAAAACGGGCTGTTCGTGCTTTGTGTGGAGTGTGCATTCTTTCGCGACATGGCCTGTGGCTGCGTTGCATTATCTGGTATCATGAAGTAGACTGACTCTATTGTGACACGAGGTGGTGCGGACATGACGAAAGCATGGCTGTGGCTCATATGAAGTTTAATATTACTGCTTGCAAGCAAAACTTGGAAAGCGGCGAAGTTAGCAATGTTTAAAGTCAGTTTTCCACAGAAAGATTATTTTTTTAAAGTTCACGGCCTCTCTGGACTGTTCAATTATTCAgaccattttccgggtccctCCCGAGTATGAAAAATCGGCTGACAACTGTAAATCAAAGTCCGATATTAAGGTCAGCCTACTGTGCTCACAGCACATTTCAAACCAGTTAAATAAAATTATGCTTTTTGTTAGTACATGCTACATACAATTCCATGAGCAATGCAATTTCTGCAGCCAAATATGGTTAGACATAAGCATTCATGGAGTGAAGGGCAATAGGAACACAGTAGCATTTGGCACAAGACACAAGGCTTAGTACGCCGAAAGAGTGAAACAAAGTGATCCCTTTAATCAAACAGGCACGAAAGGACTTTTTTGTCATTATCTTGTGAAGTACTCAGTCGCATCACGGGATACAGTTCTAGctcttcacttttttttccttcgttgtgACCAAACAAAATTGGAGCAGAGTACACTGGCATTGTAATACAACCCCCCTCCcctaaaagaaataaataaacctaAATAAATACTACTGTGATGACACAGAGTACAAAGAGCAGTAACCAATTCAGTTCTGGCATACATCACTGTACTGAAGACATAAAATTAAAGCACTTATACAATTTTGTCagccaaaaataaaaagtaaagaaGCTTCAGCGTGGCTAAAAATGAAAGAGTTGGTAAGGCTGGAGAACCAATTCATTCTGCATGAAGTATGGTACATAAGGTTCTATTAATTTTTGTCCACGTGTACTCAGCAGTACTTAGTGACTTGTGTGAAGCATTAAAGGGACCAACAACAAATTAAAATACGTTACTGAGATTATGGTGTAAATGAAAAGATCCTGTCCCATTTTCACCGAATTGAGTGGTGTAACATTAATGAAACAAGGCTTATATTTTTTACTCTGGCACTGAAGATATCGTAGAACAAGTCAAAAGATGTGCCAAGATGAAACCTTGGTAGTATAAGCACATCCCACCATGTGACTACATCTTGCTAAAATATGACCTTTATGTAGTCAAATGCGTtgttattttctttaaaaatgttTTTCATATTTTATTGTGATGGTTTACGCTGTCTTTGATCAGTCTTTCAATGATGAGTGGCACTTCCTTCATATACTTGATAAACTGCTTTGTGCTGTTGTTACTAGATGGCGCCAAAGTGTCCTGTAATCCTCAGATGAAGAGGGAGCAATAGTCCACTTAAACTGTCGCCAATGAGCCCTATATCACTGTGCCGTAATACCTTTGTGCGTGGAAATGCAAGCCGATGATACGCCGCACTAAAACCACCTAATTTATTCATGGCAGCTGGAGTCATAGTTTTCAGTTATTCACTGTTTTCAGCCTGCAGTCACTATAGTACTTCCTGATCATGGCTTCTGGCATCGAGATGCAAAATTCCAACTGACTGAAAAATTTTTTCGCAAAATTTAATAGTGTTTCTAGCAAACCCACTGGAGGATTGTGCACCAAAAACGTTACGGTTCCTTAAAATTCAGCTGTCAGTCCATTTAGAATTTTCCTCAGTTTTGAGTCCGTCTCAATTGCTGAACATTACCAAACAAGCTGATAACATACCGCAGCTGCAGCTGAGCGAACGTCCTCCACAAATGCCTCGAGGTGAAGCAAGTCGAGCTCTGGGGACTCTTTGATTGTCTGCAAGCGATCCAGAAACTCTGTCTCTTGCTCTGCCTTGTAGACTGGTCGTCCTGTTCCAACCAAAGAAGACATGCCGTAAGCCCACCATGATTACGTCACTCAACGGCTTTTGGTAACACTGCACAGTCACCTAGAAGACTGAGGCGCGTTCAAACTGACCAGCTCTTTTGTTCAAAAGCTACGATACAAATGGCTAGCAACAAAGGTTTACAAACCGTTGCAAACAAGAGAAAAACTGAACAACCTCACAGTTAAAGCATGCAGGAATCAAGAGCTGTTATTTGCACTTGTGGGTGCCACTGTTTCAGTTTAGTTCAAACAGGTATGATCCTGGGGACAGGTTGGCCTTTTcttagcaactgcatagtgagctcaatacaaaaaaatgcagtcactGTGCTTATGTTGCACATGCCATGCAAGTCTACACTATGCATGAGAAAGAATGCATTTGTTCCAATGTTGGGATGCTGTAGTAAGTAATTTAAATTTCTCCATCTGTTTGCAGAACAAAATAAAGCAAGCTGAATTCTCAGACAAGCCACTGCACCCCTTTCGGAGTCACCTGAGTTACATAACCACAGATGGCGCATTTGAGATCACCTCCTCCCGACCCTAAAGAACCCAGGACTGCTTAGATAACATTTTAGCTCAACGCAGGAGTTTTGGGCTATGACATACAACAACAATGCTGCTTAGAGCAAAAAGAGTCCCTCAtatagctatcactacaaaattgCAAGGAGAACTGCACCAATATGACAACAAATGGTGGTCAGGCACAGCTCACCCATAGACTGGCCAAAGACTCGCACAGCTGATCCAGCAAAAAGCACTTTTTTGGCAAAAGAAGCGGAAAGTTGTTCAGGGAGCAGGTGTGGATCCAAGCCAAAATCATCCATTGACTCTAGCGGGGTCTGCAATGAGAGAGACAAAGTTAAGCTACTACACAAATTATTTATAACAAAGCTGGCACGCTAGCAGGGTAAATAGAAAGCAAGCTTTTTATAAGAGGTACAGCAAAAACAGACCTCGATGCAGGTTTCCTAAACCTTACCCGTTGCCTTTAATGCAGCTTATAATTACTGCTGCATTTTTAGAAAATTTCCCGTTCCAGCTCTTCAGCATGGGTGACTaccctttttcttttccttcgagCATGTGAGGTTTTTGCTAGAAGTTTGCAAATATATATTTTCTTGTTAGGCCAGTAAGGGTAATAAAAACTGGCTGCAAACAGAACTGAATATTGTTGAGTAGCTCCAACACTAAAACaggtaatataaaacacaaaagaagcaaaaactTAAACTAACTTCTGCACAGCCTATGAGATTGAAGCAGCTGAGAGCAAGCTTTCCAGAACGACTTCGAGTAGAACAGCGTTGTGCCTCGCATGAGAAAACAGAAGGTGCATAAACCCTGTGTGCTATTGGCTCCAGCTCATTCCGTAGAAAATGCGTTTGAACGTAGCTATGTTTACTCAAGCAGTTCGACAACCAGTACAGAACAAACCAATGTATGCAGTAGTCACTTCGTGGCCAGTGGAAAAAGGCTACTCAAATGGATAGGACGCCATGCCTTGTTGTGATTCACAGCAGACCATTCCGTTAATTTTAGTTGGTCATTTTCCCTGACTTGGCTAATTTACTTATAGTATCCATGACAATTCCCCGATTTTTCCAGGTGCACAAAATTTCCCCGATGATTTTAAGTATTCCAGGTCGCTAGACACCCTGATTATTACAACTGCGCATGCAGCTTCTGATGTCACACTGAAGATGACTGCACTCTCAACATTTTGCAGAGCACTTTCTTAAGCGTGACTAACACTGGGGAGCACTGCAGGTCCCTTGTCCTGCCCTTTACATGTATAGCACCATCACTGCATTGAAACTTTACAGTTTGTACACCTCACCCTTCAGAATACCTTACCTGAAATTTTTGAACCATTTAATTCTTTTTGTTCAACTTTATGCTTCCTCTTTATTTTTATTACCCTACTCTGCTAGAGCCCTTCTCTCCTGAAGCCGTTTACAAGAGCAAAAATCATCTAGATGGTTATCCGTATGCCATCAAAACTTCCTGCTCTCCAATCCTTTTCCACTGTCTCAAAGTCGCACTATAGAATCCCACAGTTTCAATCACGCAGACAGCTATTGCCGCCCAACAATGAATTCTGCGCAGTGAGAATCATAATCAGAgattgatcatcatcatcagcagcagccttactacgcccactgcagggcaaaggcctctcccatgtctctcgaattaaccttgtcctttgccaactgcgcccaccctatgcctgcaaacttcctaatctcatccgcccacctaaccttctgccgccccctgctacgcttgccttctcttggaatccactccgttaatcTTAAGGAttagcggttttcttgccttcaaattacatgccctgcccaatcccatttcttcctctagatttcgactagaatgtcatttaCACGAGTTAGTTGTCTCACCcagtctgcccgcttccggtctcttaacgttacgcctatcatttttctttccatggctcgctgcgttgtcctcaacttaagctgaacccttttcgctagccttcatgtttctgcctagtaggtgagtacaggtaagatacagctgttgtacacttttctcttgaggaatattggtaaactgccattcatcatctgagagaacctgccatatgcgctccaccccattcttatctttctacttatttccctctcatgatccggatcagctgccactatctgccctaagtagattcctttaccacttccagcacctcgctgccagttgtgaactgctgttcccttgctaggctgtttaacattactgtggttttctgcatgttaatttttagacccactgttctgctctacctgtctaactcattgatcatgatctgcagctcacctcctgagtgactcagcaaggcaatgtcacgagcgaatcgcagattatttaggtattctccattaactcttatctccaactgttcccaattcaggcctcggaatgcctcctgtaaacaggtgagATCATtggaatagcattggcgagatcctgtCTCCTTGCtcgacgcccttccttattggaattttattgctgacattatggaggactatggtagctgtgcagctgctatatatatcttccagtattttgacataaggctcttctacaccctgattccgcaatgcctgtatgactgctgatgtttccactgagtcaaatgttttctcgcAAACAATTAAGGCTATATATCAGGGTTTGTTATATTCTCTGCATTTCTCTATAACCTGATTGGAATTGTAAATaagatctattgtggaatatcctttacgaaagcctgcctgatcatttggttgataaaagtctaaggttgccctgactctattagcgactgCCTTAGTAAACACCTTGTATGCAACAGACAATAAGATGACCGGTCTGTAACTTTTTAAATCCTTGGCAtcccctttcttatgaattaagatgatgtttgcgttcctccaagcttctggtacggtcaaggtcataaggcattgcgtatacagggtgggcATGCATGATTGTAAAGAACGAAATGATCTAAACTTTGATGTCTCCATTCCTTCAATGTCTCCTTTGTTGGACAAAAATTTGCATGAAAGAGTGCAGTGAGTACAAACTTCTAAAGTACTGCTGCTGGTGTTGTGTGGCGTCTGGGATGGGCTTGAGCTTAATTTCTTCACAAAGAATTCTTTGTGTGGGTCGCAAAGAAGGCCGTGCAGCACCCAGGAGGAGATCTGCTGGCACAGCACCCCATAACATGCCTGCAAGAGCCTGCAAATACAATGCGCAAGTTAAAACAGCGCTTTAATATTCATAATGCACTGCAGAGAGCAAGCGCTCCTGCAGCCCACAACAGCAGCCAGTTACACGGAATGTTGAACTAGTCGGTGAACAACACAGGACATTGTAAGAGTGAAAAGGATAAGAAAAAGAATGACACCCAggagggttaaaaaaaaaaaagaaacctggtGCGATAATTATGCGTCAAGATTTATGTTGCTTTAATTCTGTTTGATCTGAGTTCTATTATAGCGCTTACTATGTTTCATACCATGGCACTCCACATTTTCTTGAGACACAACAATTAGACTTCCTACAACATCGAAAGATGAAGAGGCTCCAAGCGATGTAATGATTTAGTCATAATGATGTGAGAAGCAATAATTGTGATATCTGTATACTAGCAGAACACTGTGGCACAGCTTAGCTTAAGTAACAAAACAAGTGAAGACATTAAAATTGTGCAAAAAGAAAGCATAAAACGCCAGTAACTTCGATAACGTTGTATTTGGCCCACATGCAACATGGTGCTCTCGACAACGGAAGTACAAGTAGAAAAACATAATACCATTGATATCTGATTCAAAATCCTGATATCGCTTAAGCATAAATTCTGGCACTATCAAGAAACACTGTCTTTTATAAGAGATAGTCAGGAGAACACTGATAGATGATCACAGCTTTAAAAAACCATCTATATTCATGTTCAGACGCAATGAGGAACTAGACTCACAGGGACATGTTCTTCTTGGCAACAGGAAGGGCTGTAATAGAGCTCTTGTGCACATACTGGAGGATGCTGCAGCCATGCACTCGATTGGTTTCAACCTCGGTGACCAAGTCACGCAGTTTCAGAAACAGCAGGTGGTACTGGGCACGGAGGGCAATCAAACAGCGCTGAGCTAAGCTCACCACAGCACAGACAAACACAGTCTGTTAACCCTTTAAGgcgctttgtacacaactgtgtacatTGCGAACTCGCAGCCATTTCTCAGGTTGTGCTGTACCTAGGACCGGTTCCTTCATTTTAATTTAGCATCCTTCATCTTGAAATAAGCTGCTTTTCCATGCCAACTAGCAAATGCAACAAATATTTCACAAAACTGAGAGCTTGGTAATGTGTCTCCCACCATTTTCTAACAGATTTTTGTCACCAGTAAAgatgtaaatatatttttttttccgaattCCTTAGGTCATATGCATCTCTGAAACTCAAAAATGATCCCCAGAGCATTAATATCCGATGGAGAACTAACAAATTGGCTTTCCTGAGGCCTAGATATACTTCTTAGGCATAAAAATATTTCTTTACAATCGAAGTGATAAATGGCACCTGAAAGGGTCAAATGTCTAACCCTACAGCATCACGATAGAACTAGAGTATGAAAGTGATTTTTACACAGTCAAATGGCATGTCCAGACACCCTCCCCAACCAAGAACTGCTGCTCATTGTTCAGATGAAATGTCGTCATCACatagcaaggtcacatgacctgttgTCACTGGTCCCATAACCCATTAATCAAGTGAACCcccatcacatttttttttttcgtcacagtCTTTTTTCCACATTTCCGCTACACATACAGCTGACATTGAAAACCCTATCACATTACATGACCAACCTTTCAACATTCTTGGCTTcgtttaaaacaatataatgcagctGACTCGCATTGCAGCCAATTAGCAAGCAAAACTCAATGAGAAAAACAAATGAATAAAGAACACTTTTTTTCGCCCATTATGCACAAATGACCAAAACTTAAATTTTGGTTATACTTGGAAAATTCCTGTCATCATAAGCAATCAGTTCTGTATCTTTAACAGGTCAAACCCTGTGAAACAGAACAAATCACTATGTAATAGAATGTTCTTCACAACTTAATATCACAGTTCAACACTTCCAAATCTACTGTCTTCTGTACTTCATCCACAGTGCAAAGCCATGAGCACATcacaaaaaaaagataacgtAGCAGGTGCTGACTAATCCAGTGCACAATGACAAATGCTCGGGAAATATTTGGCAGTATCACGTATGCCACACCAATCAGCTTTGAGAAAAAATTTACCTTATCAAGGACCTCCTGAAAGCGCATCAAGGACACCTGATTTCCCTCAAGGACCTCTTTCTCAAGGACAAGCAATTCCTCCGAGTATCGATGCAAGACCTTTTTCAATCCCGCACAAAGAGCATGCAAGTAGAATCCAGTTTTAAGCGTCTTCTCGCCTTCCTGTGAGCCTGGAATTCACAAATAAAAACCCGTGAAATACAAGCTACACGGTCCCTTCCCAATAGTAGTGGTTTTGGTTCCACATCAGTGAATACAAAGCAAGCGCAGGCGGCAGTTATTATTGTCGGTTTCATTCGGGAAGACATGAGGACCAAGTACCAGCTTACTTAACTAGCTTCTAATGCCTCTGCATGCTAATATATTGCAGAAACTACAGGAATGTCAGCCAGGTTCCAGCGGTATCATTTGTTGGAAACAAAGCCCCAATAGGGAACGATCCTGTTGATGCTGAAATCTAACGTAAGatgaaaactcgtctggtcgggtagcaGATTCATATACTAAgaaaggagcgccgaccaaaggttgttgtttaatatgaggacgtttcggcttccatacggaagccttgatcacttgataatacgaagacgtttcggcttccatacggaagccttgatcacttgataatacgaagacgtttcggcttccatatggaagccttgatcactTGATAATACGAAGACGTTTCAGAAGCCGAAACGTCCTCatattaaacaacaacctttggtcggcgctccttttTTAATACATGAATCCTGTTGATGCTGCTGGCACTTACATGAACCGCTCATTTGGCAGTAAAACAATATGCAGAGCAAGCAATGTGCATGGTCAAGGTCCCTGCCCTTATTCTGAAAAACATTACGGCGCACAGAGCTCAGCAGAGAATATGGATGTGCAGAGCGAATACCAAAACTCTGTATAACAAGGAATGCTTAGCAGCGGCACCACACCTTGTCAACTTCCACAAATCGTTCAAAATAATTCAGGGTAACCAGTAAATGTAGTAAGCAAAAGACATTACAACCTCCTGTGCTAAAGCTGTGGTAGGTCGCAATGAAGTTCCGTAAGTACTTGACATGGTAACCTAAAGCACAAAGCTTGTCCAGAATCGTGGTTTCGGATGGATGCAGAAAAGGCAGCCCTTTGACAACCTGTAAACAAACATGCATGAAAACTTAAATGTAATCAACAAAATGTTCAGGAAAACATTAATTTTTTACATGCAGTTACTGAAGTAGCAAGTGTTGCCTAAATCACAGTAATGAACACCACGCGCGAGACAGACGTTTGTAACATTAATTCGATTTAAAATACAAGTTTCGACATTTTGTTTGGCTATCTTCGTTCGTCTACAGATGCACATTAGTTGAAAACGTATGCACAAACAATGGAACAAACGGCGCTAAAAACTTAAGATCGATGGCAAGTTCAACTCTTCGTAAACGTGAAAG
The Amblyomma americanum isolate KBUSLIRL-KWMA chromosome 3, ASM5285725v1, whole genome shotgun sequence genome window above contains:
- the LOC144125216 gene encoding LOW QUALITY PROTEIN: gamma-tubulin complex component 4-like (The sequence of the model RefSeq protein was modified relative to this genomic sequence to represent the inferred CDS: inserted 2 bases in 1 codon) — protein: MLHELLFALNGYPGTIFVEKEGTFSVVKGLPFLHPSETTILDKLCALGYHVKYLRNFIATYHSFSTGGSQEGEKTLKTGFYLHALCAGLKKVLHRYSEELLVLEKEVLEGNQVSLMRFQEVLDKYHLLFLKLRDLVTEVETNRVHGCSILQYVHKSSITALPVAKKNMSLLLQACYGVLCQQISSWVLHGLLCDPHKEFFVKKLSSSPSQTPHNTSSSTLETPLESMDDFGLDPHLLPEQLSASFAKKVLFAGSAVRVFGQSMGRPVYKAEQETEFLDRLQTIKESPELDLLHLEAFVEDVRSAAAAHLWQLFVEEGCLLSQLRLLRDAYLLGRGELFLHFSQKAEHLLCRPRAATTEHEVNEIFQQACSLLQSEDENLAEQFRITVGPPLLTQDSTQSPLAGWETIGLNYKVMWPLHVFFTPATLSKYSRLFRLLFGVQRAQTFLQQCWLLQCKVARTGPLQDCPLMRRMMQLRSEMAHLLDSLQYYLQVNVIESQLGRLLSRVKETRDFEAIQHVHNSYLASLLTDSMLMLQPVHECFRAILGMSQSFXMLPLTQRQFSQFEIIEKDFQCRKHLLLKVLSSLHNKLSEAQPSQLLLRLDSGYRSACAADSA